A single genomic interval of Malania oleifera isolate guangnan ecotype guangnan chromosome 13, ASM2987363v1, whole genome shotgun sequence harbors:
- the LOC131146404 gene encoding probable receptor-like protein kinase At5g24010 encodes METSDPHFFFFFLLSLSTILLSLINSTSASFTPVDNYLINCGSNTNTSTDTRLFLADSTKPGSNFLSPPPQKSISLLKNQNPPDLGSDSSSLLYLTARVFTSVSSFTFPIHGVGALYIVRLHFSPFCSSYFNLSSAHFDVSINGFKLLKNFSCGALVLKEYIVKMDKNFVKMEFSPATAGGSRPSFAFVNAVEVFSAPGNLFTGDGATLVGPADGVTPEKYRKVLETIHRVNVGGPKITPYNDTLWRTWVPDENFLVLKSAAKSVTLTHFPHYWKGGPTREIAPDYVYMTAQQMNKGSLMNSWFNISWDFPMGSSNNYNCHHLIRLHFCDIVSRSLDLLVFNVFINGYLAYEDLDLTLLTGTHIIASPYYMDFVVGSSCRLGVLRVSIGPSNLTLSKPYLRNAILNGVEIMNIMELENSKSIVASEQKNWVMVALSTILLMMHMHMHIDLRFVC; translated from the exons ATGGAAACCTCAGACCcacacttcttcttcttcttcctcctctctctgAGTACAATTCTCCTCTCTCTCATCAACTCCACCTCTGCAAGTTTTACTCCAGTAGACAACTACCTCATCAACTGCGGATCCAACACAAACACTTCCACAGATACTAGGCTCTTTCTCGCAGATTCAACAAAACCCGGATCCAACTTTTTGTCCCCTCCGCCTCAAAAATCCATATCTCTGCTTAAAAACCAAAACCCACCTGATCTAGGTAGTGATTCTTCTTCCCTTCTCTACCTTACAGCTAGGGTTTTCACTTCTGTTTCGAGCTTCACTTTTCCTATCCATGGAGTTGGAGCACTTTACATTGTGCGTCTGCACTTCTCGCCCTTCTGTTCTTCATATTTCAACCTCAGTTCTGCTCATTTTGACGTCTCCATTAATGGGTTCAAGCTCCTAAAGAATTTTAGCTGTGGAGCTCTTGTTTTGAAGGAATACATAGTAAAAATGGACAAGAATTTTGTCAAAATGGAGTTCTCGCCGGCCACTGCCGGCGGATCGCGACCAAGTTTTGCGTTTGTGAATGCAGTGGAAGTGTTCTCTGCTCCCGGCAATCTTTTCACCGGTGACGGGGCGACGTTGGTTGGTCCTGCAGACGGAGTAACGCCAGAGAAATACAGGAAG GTTTTGGAGACTATTCACAGGGTGAATGTTGGTGGACCAAAAATAACCCCTTACAATGACACTCTTTGGAGGACTTGGGTCCCTGACGAGAATTTTCTTGTCTTGAAATCAGCAGCAAAGAGTGTCACTCTCACTCATTTTCCCCACTATTGGAAAGGAGGACCCACTCGGGAGATCGCCCCTGATTATGTATATATGACGGCACAACAAATGAACAAGGGTAGCTTAATGAATTCATGGTTCAACATATCATGGGATTTTCCAATGGGTTCTAGCAACAATTATAATTGTCATCACCTAATTCGATTGCATTTTTGTGACATAGTGAGCCGTTCACTTGATCTATTGGTGTTCAACGTTTTCATCAATGGGTATTTGGCATATGAAGATCTAGATTTGACCTTACTTACAGGGACACATATTATTGCTTCACCATACTACATGGACTTTGTTGTGGGATCTAGTTGTAGGTTAGGAGTTTTGAGGGTTAGTATTGGCCCTTCTAACTTGACTTTGAGCAAGCCTTACCTGCGGAATGCTATTTTGAATGGCGTGGAAATCATGAATATAATGGAGTTGGAGAATTCGAAAAGTATTGTTGCGAGTGAACAAAAAAATTGGGTCATGGTTGCCCTATCGACCATTTTGTTGATgatgcacatgcacatgcacattgATCTTCGATTTGTGTGCTAG